A DNA window from Anaerocolumna sp. AGMB13020 contains the following coding sequences:
- a CDS encoding small, acid-soluble spore protein, alpha/beta type, whose product MSKAKEKKEIKPIEELTPDERLKYEIASELGLMDKVKESGWKSLSAKESGRIGGIMTKRKKQLKMEGGKKEP is encoded by the coding sequence ATGAGTAAAGCAAAGGAAAAAAAGGAAATAAAACCCATTGAAGAGTTAACTCCGGATGAGAGATTAAAATATGAAATAGCCAGCGAATTAGGACTGATGGATAAAGTAAAGGAAAGTGGCTGGAAATCACTGTCTGCCAAAGAAAGTGGGCGGATAGGGGGCATAATGACAAAGAGAAAAAAACAGTTGAAGATGGAGGGCGGTAAGAAAGAACCATGA
- the xylA gene encoding xylose isomerase gives MAYFEKVQKITYEGPESKNPLAFKYYNPEEVVMGKTMKEQLRFAMSYWHTFTYMGSDPFGSGTMFRPWDNHECSMEVAKERVHAAFEFMEKAQIPFFCFHDRDIAPEGKDLAETNARLDEIVEVIKEEMKRTGIKCLWGTTNAFSNPRFVHGAGTSCNATVFAYAAAQIKKAIEITKELGGENYVFWGGREGYETLLNTNTELELDNMARLLKLACDYAEQIGFTGQFLIEPKPKEPTKHQYDTDAATVISFLRKYDLLDKFKLNIEANHATLAMHTFQHELNMSRINGVLGSVDANMGDPMLGWDTDQFPTNLYDTTLAMYEILLAGGLTKGGLNFDSKVRRASFEEEDLFLAYIAGMDAFARGLKVAAKLLEDKVFEDFKDKRYASYSEGLGKDIIDGKADFKSLEAYALANGIRPNVSGRQEMLESVLNQYILETK, from the coding sequence ATGGCTTATTTTGAAAAGGTACAGAAAATTACATATGAAGGACCGGAGAGTAAGAACCCACTGGCCTTCAAATATTATAATCCCGAAGAAGTTGTTATGGGAAAAACCATGAAGGAGCAGCTGCGTTTTGCCATGTCATACTGGCATACTTTTACTTATATGGGTAGCGATCCCTTCGGTTCCGGAACCATGTTCAGACCTTGGGATAATCATGAGTGCTCCATGGAAGTTGCAAAAGAAAGAGTACATGCAGCGTTTGAATTTATGGAGAAAGCACAGATTCCTTTCTTCTGTTTTCATGACAGAGATATTGCACCAGAAGGAAAAGATCTGGCAGAAACCAATGCAAGACTGGATGAAATTGTAGAAGTAATCAAAGAAGAGATGAAACGTACCGGTATCAAATGCCTTTGGGGTACCACCAATGCTTTCAGTAATCCAAGATTCGTACATGGTGCCGGAACTTCCTGTAATGCTACTGTATTTGCCTATGCAGCAGCACAGATAAAGAAAGCCATTGAGATAACCAAGGAATTAGGCGGAGAGAATTATGTATTCTGGGGCGGCAGAGAAGGTTATGAAACACTTCTTAATACCAATACAGAACTGGAACTTGATAATATGGCAAGACTTCTGAAGCTTGCTTGCGATTATGCAGAGCAGATTGGTTTTACTGGTCAGTTCTTAATTGAGCCAAAACCCAAGGAGCCTACAAAACATCAGTATGATACCGATGCTGCAACGGTTATCTCTTTCTTAAGAAAATACGACCTGTTGGATAAATTTAAATTAAACATTGAAGCAAACCATGCAACACTTGCAATGCACACTTTCCAGCATGAGCTTAATATGTCTCGTATAAATGGTGTTTTAGGCAGTGTAGATGCCAATATGGGTGATCCTATGCTTGGCTGGGACACAGACCAGTTCCCTACCAATCTTTATGATACAACACTTGCAATGTATGAGATTCTGTTAGCCGGCGGACTTACCAAAGGCGGACTGAATTTCGATTCCAAGGTAAGAAGAGCTTCTTTCGAAGAAGAGGATTTATTCTTAGCTTATATTGCGGGAATGGATGCATTTGCAAGAGGACTTAAGGTAGCAGCCAAGTTATTGGAGGATAAGGTATTCGAAGACTTTAAGGATAAGCGTTATGCCAGCTATTCAGAAGGTCTTGGTAAAGACATCATTGATGGAAAAGCTGATTTTAAATCTCTGGAGGCGTATGCGCTTGCCAATGGCATTCGTCCTAATGTATCCGGCAGACAGGAAATGCTTGAGTCTGTATTAAATCAGTATATATTAGAAACCAAATAA
- a CDS encoding ROK family transcriptional regulator — MITGSKELIRDINSTLVLETVINQGPISRANISKLLGLTKATISAIVADLINRNLVEEIGCDNTDFGRKPILLSFQKKAGHVVSVDVGVDTISVMMTDLQGENCRLKQIRTPKLKNDILDALIQVIDSMKKDKEASPYGMVGISLGIHGVVHENQVSFTPYYDLKGYDLAGKLNEYYNTPVYLENEANLSVLGEKTFKHDYPNIANISVHSGIGLGLLINNELYTGYNGRAGEFGHTIIEIDGRECPCGNHGCLEQYVSERALLKEFAVRKELASASFDILSAAYQEGDPDAAAIMDLFVKFMGILSNNVLNAYNPDIIIINSAFTIFFPQLTRRIEEALNSKMNSFVRIESSTLQDSSILLGGICVVIKNFLGIRSLNLSGKEVFE, encoded by the coding sequence ATGATTACAGGAAGTAAAGAACTTATACGAGATATTAACAGCACACTGGTCCTTGAGACTGTCATCAATCAGGGTCCAATTTCAAGAGCCAACATATCAAAGCTCCTTGGCTTAACAAAAGCTACTATTTCTGCTATTGTTGCAGATCTGATCAATCGCAATCTGGTGGAAGAGATTGGCTGTGATAATACAGATTTCGGCAGGAAGCCCATATTATTAAGTTTCCAGAAAAAAGCCGGGCATGTGGTAAGCGTTGATGTAGGTGTAGACACAATATCCGTTATGATGACTGACTTACAGGGTGAAAACTGCCGTTTAAAGCAGATAAGAACCCCAAAACTGAAAAATGATATTTTAGATGCCTTAATTCAAGTCATTGATTCCATGAAAAAAGACAAAGAAGCCTCCCCTTATGGGATGGTAGGAATATCTCTCGGAATTCACGGCGTAGTTCATGAAAACCAGGTCTCATTCACCCCTTACTATGATTTAAAAGGTTATGACCTGGCCGGAAAATTAAATGAATATTACAATACCCCTGTCTATTTAGAAAATGAAGCAAATCTTTCCGTACTTGGTGAGAAGACCTTTAAGCATGATTATCCCAACATTGCCAATATCAGTGTCCATTCCGGAATCGGTCTGGGTCTGTTAATCAACAACGAACTTTATACCGGATATAACGGCAGAGCCGGTGAGTTCGGTCATACCATCATTGAAATAGACGGAAGAGAATGCCCCTGCGGAAATCACGGCTGCCTGGAACAGTATGTCTCAGAGCGGGCATTATTAAAAGAATTTGCAGTCAGAAAAGAGCTTGCATCTGCTTCTTTTGATATTCTCTCTGCTGCTTATCAGGAGGGTGACCCTGATGCTGCCGCAATCATGGATCTTTTTGTAAAGTTTATGGGAATCTTAAGCAATAATGTACTTAACGCCTATAATCCTGATATCATTATAATTAACAGTGCTTTTACGATCTTTTTCCCACAGTTGACCCGACGGATCGAAGAAGCATTAAACAGTAAGATGAATAGTTTTGTCAGAATTGAGTCATCCACTCTTCAGGACTCTTCTATTTTATTGGGAGGTATATGCGTGGTTATCAAGAATTTCCTTGGTATTCGCTCTCTCAACTTAAGCGGTAAAGAAGTTTTTGAATAA
- the pheS gene encoding phenylalanine--tRNA ligase subunit alpha: MKEKIQMLKIQFQEEMKAVEKKEELERIRISYLGKKGKVTDILNKLKELNPDERRLTGKEINLLKNEITRIIDETGKILEEREFEETLSKTEKYDFTIPSLLTQGTLHPITIVQKQIEDIFKTMGFIIEDGLEIQTEFNNFEAANIPKNHPARDMQDTYYLENGQLLKTHTTAAQNYIMRKYGAPGKDETLKVLFPGRCFRNENIDACHENTFFQMEGMMIGEDISIANIIYFMKVLLSEVFKREVKVRLRPGFFPFVEPGFELDINCQICGGEGCPTCKQAGWLELLPCGMIHPNVLNMGGIDAEHYTGFAFGLGLTRLAMMKYEIKDIRVFNSGNLRILRQFKDR; the protein is encoded by the coding sequence ATGAAGGAGAAGATTCAAATGTTGAAAATTCAATTTCAGGAAGAAATGAAAGCAGTTGAGAAAAAAGAGGAGCTTGAAAGAATCAGGATATCTTATTTGGGCAAAAAAGGCAAGGTAACAGATATCCTGAATAAGCTGAAAGAGCTAAACCCGGATGAACGGCGTTTAACCGGAAAGGAGATAAATCTTCTTAAGAATGAAATTACTCGTATCATTGACGAGACCGGTAAGATATTGGAGGAAAGGGAATTTGAAGAAACACTGAGTAAAACTGAAAAATATGACTTTACCATACCGTCATTGCTTACGCAGGGAACCCTTCATCCAATAACGATTGTCCAAAAACAGATTGAAGACATTTTTAAGACCATGGGATTTATCATAGAAGATGGGTTGGAAATACAGACGGAATTCAATAACTTTGAAGCCGCTAATATCCCAAAGAATCATCCGGCCAGAGATATGCAGGATACCTACTATCTCGAGAACGGGCAACTGCTTAAGACGCATACTACTGCCGCTCAGAATTATATTATGAGAAAATATGGTGCTCCGGGTAAGGATGAGACCTTAAAGGTATTATTCCCGGGGAGGTGTTTTCGCAATGAAAATATTGATGCATGCCATGAGAATACCTTTTTCCAGATGGAGGGGATGATGATTGGTGAGGATATTTCCATCGCGAATATTATCTACTTTATGAAGGTGCTGTTATCGGAGGTATTTAAAAGGGAGGTAAAAGTAAGGCTCAGACCCGGCTTTTTCCCCTTTGTGGAGCCGGGTTTTGAACTTGATATCAATTGTCAGATATGTGGCGGAGAAGGCTGTCCAACCTGTAAACAGGCAGGCTGGCTGGAACTGCTGCCTTGCGGAATGATTCACCCTAATGTGTTAAATATGGGAGGAATAGATGCAGAGCATTACACCGGATTTGCTTTCGGACTTGGACTGACGAGACTTGCAATGATGAAGTATGAGATAAAAGATATCCGAGTGTTTAACAGCGGAAATCTCAGAATATTAAGACAGTTCAAAGACAGGTAG
- the xylB gene encoding xylulokinase: MLYIGVDLGTSSVKLLLMDEKGDIKNIVTREYPISFPKPGWSEQNPEDWFEGLMEGLKALTEGADKSTVKGISFSGQMHGMVILDEEDKVIRPAILWNDGRTQAECDYLNYDIGREKISAYTGNMALTGFTAPKLLWVKKHEPDNFMKIKKVMLPKDYIAYRLSGVHSTDVSDASGMLLLDVKEKCWSKEMLDIIGLKEEQMAKVYESYEVTGNIRADIAGELGLPVDCRIIAGGGDQAVAAVGTGTVGSGMCSVSLGTSGVVFVASKDYSEIEDNALHVFAHADGRYHFMGVMLSAAASNKWWMDEILKTKEYAREQQEINKLGKNTVYFLPYLMGERTPHNNPDARGTFIGMTMDTTRADMTQAVLEGVAFALRDSFEIIKNTGLNIERIRINGGGAKSPLWCKILANVLNVKVDKINSEEGPAFGAAILAAVGCGEYPSVVEASGKLIQVTETTEPEAETVILYDKKYSVFKDIYPALKPVYDQMAKEQSE, translated from the coding sequence ATGCTCTATATCGGAGTTGATTTAGGAACATCCTCAGTAAAGCTGTTATTGATGGATGAAAAAGGCGATATCAAGAATATTGTAACCAGGGAATACCCTATCAGCTTTCCAAAGCCCGGCTGGTCGGAACAGAATCCGGAGGACTGGTTTGAAGGGCTGATGGAAGGCTTGAAAGCATTAACAGAAGGTGCTGATAAGAGTACAGTTAAAGGAATCAGCTTCAGCGGACAGATGCATGGAATGGTAATTCTTGACGAAGAGGATAAGGTAATACGCCCGGCTATTCTTTGGAATGACGGACGTACCCAGGCGGAATGTGATTATCTGAATTATGATATTGGAAGAGAGAAGATATCTGCCTATACCGGCAACATGGCACTGACAGGTTTTACCGCACCCAAACTCTTATGGGTTAAGAAACATGAACCGGATAATTTCATGAAGATTAAAAAGGTCATGCTGCCCAAGGATTACATAGCTTACCGTTTATCCGGTGTGCATTCCACCGATGTTTCCGATGCTTCCGGAATGCTGCTTCTGGATGTTAAGGAAAAGTGCTGGTCCAAGGAAATGCTTGATATTATCGGCCTGAAGGAAGAACAGATGGCAAAGGTATATGAAAGTTATGAGGTAACAGGAAATATCAGAGCAGATATTGCTGGGGAATTGGGACTTCCCGTAGATTGCAGGATAATTGCCGGAGGCGGTGACCAGGCAGTAGCAGCTGTTGGTACCGGAACCGTAGGCTCCGGAATGTGCAGTGTATCCCTTGGAACCTCAGGTGTAGTGTTTGTTGCCAGCAAGGATTACTCAGAAATTGAAGACAATGCCCTTCATGTTTTTGCTCATGCAGACGGCAGATATCATTTTATGGGAGTTATGCTTTCTGCTGCGGCTTCTAACAAGTGGTGGATGGATGAGATATTAAAGACGAAGGAATATGCAAGGGAACAACAGGAAATAAATAAGCTTGGAAAGAATACGGTATATTTCCTGCCTTATCTAATGGGTGAGAGAACCCCTCATAACAATCCGGATGCCAGAGGTACCTTTATCGGCATGACCATGGATACCACAAGAGCTGATATGACACAGGCCGTTCTGGAAGGTGTAGCTTTTGCTCTGAGGGATTCCTTTGAAATAATTAAGAACACCGGTCTTAACATAGAGCGTATCCGCATTAACGGAGGAGGTGCCAAGAGCCCTCTCTGGTGTAAGATTCTTGCTAATGTACTGAATGTCAAGGTTGATAAGATCAATTCGGAGGAAGGTCCTGCTTTTGGTGCTGCTATCTTAGCAGCAGTAGGCTGTGGGGAGTATCCCTCTGTAGTAGAAGCTTCCGGCAAGCTGATTCAGGTAACGGAAACCACGGAACCCGAAGCTGAGACTGTAATTCTTTATGATAAGAAATACTCTGTCTTTAAGGATATATATCCTGCTCTTAAGCCGGTGTATGATCAAATGGCAAAAGAACAGAGCGAATAA
- the pheT gene encoding phenylalanine--tRNA ligase subunit beta — protein sequence MLISMNWISDYTDLTGINLKELINKFTLATAEVEHVYEMGTEIRSVVVGEIMSVKAHPGAEKLQLLKVNIGTEIIDCVCGAVNAAVGIYVPFARKGGRVGDRVINETVIAGESSYGMCCSEKELGISEDNSGLMILDKAHEPGTDILEFLPLRDVVFEVDNKSLTNRPDLWGHYGIAREISVLTKRPLKPLKVMDTEAFKELPPVPVTIEDKEQTFRYSAIRIENITKNHTPPQMKIRLTYCGVRSLNLLTDLTNYLMLEMGQPMHGFDNHIIQGIQVKTFPVPVDFETLDGVRRTVDTDTLMICTAQGEPAAIAGIMGGKSSGIGDHTTELLLEAANFDGTFIRKAAARLGLRTEASTRYEKTLDPEMTVTSIKRFLMLLREANPGIKVTSSLTDHYVKRYQDRTINFDKAYVDKYTGIDISVEEIIDTLSALGFAVKYKDKCFTAAVPSYRATKDVTIKADLIEEITRIYGYDNIKGKSNKSLISPIRHSVEREEEYRIKLLLADRFGMNEVHNYIWYDTKANKELGIQTKPNVRIINSVTAENDTVKATLIPSLLGNIYKNMDQIPEIAVFEIGRVAEGFDENSLCREKKKLGIAIASRSMTEKQTFLKLKEVIENLTDAIKNSVPVYLAYNTDQEIEGINYIHPVNAASIMMNEKNIGYFSCLHPKVKDRMDKKLNIAIAELDMVELTAIEKETIIYREISRYPGITIDLSLLTDKGIRYEELKTIISEFNCDYLKSYSLIDMFEDDTLLMGKKSVTIRFEFGSDERTLESKEISEITDRLLVLLGEKGIQLRG from the coding sequence ATGTTGATTTCAATGAATTGGATTTCTGATTATACAGACTTAACCGGTATTAATCTAAAAGAACTCATCAATAAATTCACTCTTGCTACAGCAGAGGTGGAGCATGTTTATGAAATGGGGACAGAAATTAGATCAGTGGTAGTTGGAGAAATTATGTCAGTAAAGGCACATCCAGGTGCAGAGAAACTTCAGTTACTGAAGGTGAATATAGGAACTGAAATAATAGATTGTGTCTGCGGAGCGGTTAATGCAGCGGTTGGGATTTATGTACCATTTGCCAGGAAAGGTGGCCGGGTAGGTGACAGAGTAATAAATGAGACTGTAATTGCGGGAGAAAGCAGCTATGGAATGTGCTGTTCAGAGAAAGAGCTTGGTATCAGTGAGGATAATTCGGGGCTTATGATACTTGATAAGGCACATGAACCAGGTACAGATATTCTGGAATTCCTGCCTCTTCGAGATGTTGTTTTTGAAGTGGATAACAAGTCCTTGACCAACCGTCCGGACTTATGGGGGCATTACGGTATTGCCAGAGAAATATCAGTATTAACAAAACGTCCTTTAAAACCTCTCAAGGTAATGGATACAGAAGCCTTTAAAGAACTGCCTCCGGTACCTGTGACCATTGAAGATAAAGAGCAGACTTTTCGTTATTCTGCTATTAGAATTGAGAATATCACGAAGAACCATACGCCTCCCCAGATGAAAATCAGGCTTACCTATTGTGGTGTGCGCTCCCTTAACCTGCTGACGGATCTGACGAATTATCTGATGCTTGAGATGGGGCAGCCGATGCATGGGTTTGATAATCACATTATACAAGGAATACAGGTTAAAACCTTCCCGGTGCCTGTAGATTTTGAGACTTTAGATGGTGTCAGGAGAACTGTAGATACAGATACACTGATGATCTGTACTGCTCAAGGTGAACCAGCTGCAATTGCAGGGATTATGGGTGGAAAAAGCTCCGGAATAGGAGACCATACCACAGAACTGTTATTGGAAGCCGCTAATTTTGACGGTACTTTTATCAGGAAGGCTGCTGCAAGGCTTGGCCTGCGAACAGAAGCCAGTACCAGATACGAAAAAACACTGGATCCGGAGATGACCGTAACATCGATAAAAAGGTTCTTGATGTTATTAAGGGAAGCTAATCCCGGTATAAAGGTGACTTCTTCCTTAACAGATCACTATGTAAAGCGATATCAGGACAGAACCATCAATTTCGATAAAGCTTATGTGGATAAATACACCGGTATTGATATTTCGGTGGAAGAAATCATTGATACGCTTTCAGCACTCGGATTTGCCGTTAAGTACAAGGATAAGTGCTTTACTGCAGCAGTACCCTCGTATCGTGCTACGAAGGATGTTACCATAAAGGCTGATCTGATTGAAGAGATTACAAGAATTTATGGTTATGACAATATCAAGGGGAAATCCAATAAGTCATTGATTTCGCCTATACGTCACAGTGTGGAGAGAGAAGAGGAATACAGGATTAAACTGCTTTTAGCAGACAGATTCGGAATGAACGAGGTTCATAACTACATCTGGTATGATACCAAAGCGAACAAGGAGCTGGGAATTCAGACCAAACCAAATGTAAGGATTATCAACTCTGTCACTGCTGAAAATGATACGGTAAAGGCCACTTTGATTCCGTCTCTCCTTGGTAATATATATAAAAACATGGATCAGATACCTGAGATAGCGGTATTTGAAATAGGCCGGGTAGCAGAAGGTTTTGATGAAAACAGCTTATGCAGAGAAAAAAAGAAGTTGGGAATCGCAATAGCAAGCAGAAGCATGACAGAAAAGCAGACCTTTCTTAAGCTAAAGGAAGTAATCGAAAACCTTACGGATGCAATAAAAAATAGTGTACCGGTTTATCTTGCGTATAACACAGATCAGGAAATAGAGGGAATCAATTATATACATCCTGTAAATGCTGCAAGCATTATGATGAACGAAAAGAATATCGGATATTTTTCCTGTCTTCATCCTAAGGTAAAGGATAGAATGGATAAAAAACTTAACATTGCAATTGCAGAGCTGGATATGGTGGAGCTTACTGCAATAGAGAAAGAAACGATTATATATAGAGAAATATCCAGATATCCGGGTATTACCATAGACTTAAGCTTGCTTACAGATAAAGGAATCCGGTATGAAGAACTAAAGACTATCATTTCTGAATTTAATTGTGATTATCTGAAGTCTTACAGCCTGATTGATATGTTTGAAGATGATACGCTTCTAATGGGTAAAAAGAGTGTTACAATCAGATTTGAATTCGGCTCTGACGAAAGAACTTTAGAAAGCAAAGAAATAAGCGAAATAACCGACAGACTGTTAGTTCTATTAGGAGAAAAGGGGATTCAATTAAGGGGATGA
- a CDS encoding methyl-accepting chemotaxis protein, whose amino-acid sequence MKSTDRLVKGKKEKKDFKRFLKSEKKKQLSESGNEEELKGAVGSTEAEKGRRTNKANDRKHAKLAKKVKDKDFKAAMDALVGKRGVKDKLKETRTQIILTVLVPVIFMAVYGYVSYMKSSEAITESYESNIKQTIVAVSDYLNLGVGAVQDKAVELILSKSVTNYYIRLNKEDTIDDYKDLKTLQSEVMVVNQTNVFIGNSFMFADVGKAIITKGSAPKDLYEVYAESDEGKAILGSKRTNQFIGKHLFLDETLGLDSNKYSMAVVAKMPSVDGFVILDISKDEVVKTLQNVSDVDGSVIGFITGDGNETNTTETGEAVFLDSDFYKKEVEAGSKTGLGYTTYKGEEYLYTYNDVGETGGTVWALIPKAEIVRKAESLKNLNIIFIFVSSIVAILIGYFIAMGIGNTIRKLMMNISKAAKGDLTVQFDTTKKDEFGILSKSLADMTASMKQLIGEAYQVGGKVTQSAEVLSQTSDQILTATKGISLTIDEIEGGVVQQADDTEKCLGQMAKLSDQISQVYSNTYEIEKTATDTKGVIGDGIIIIDELGEKAKATTEVTQTVIKSIEELEYKSRSISSFVGIINEIAAQTNLLSLNASIEAARAGDAGKGFAVVADEIRKLADQSVDAVKQIQDIVNDIQNKTQGTVSFAKKAGEIVGSQTEALNKTVATFEKINNYVGSLVSNLDNISIGVKSIESAKEDTLDAVRSISAVSQETAAASEEVSATANAQIRTVENLSQSAAELAEDAKNLERAIQLFKIQ is encoded by the coding sequence ATGAAGAGTACAGACAGATTAGTAAAGGGGAAAAAGGAAAAGAAAGATTTTAAGAGATTCTTAAAATCAGAAAAAAAGAAACAGTTATCTGAATCTGGGAATGAGGAGGAACTCAAGGGAGCGGTAGGCAGTACAGAAGCAGAGAAGGGAAGACGTACAAATAAGGCTAATGATAGAAAGCATGCAAAGTTAGCAAAGAAAGTCAAAGATAAGGACTTTAAAGCAGCGATGGATGCACTTGTCGGCAAAAGAGGGGTTAAGGATAAGCTGAAAGAAACCAGAACCCAAATTATCTTAACAGTGTTGGTGCCGGTAATTTTTATGGCTGTTTATGGTTATGTATCCTATATGAAGTCTTCGGAGGCCATAACAGAAAGTTATGAATCCAATATCAAACAGACGATAGTAGCGGTCAGTGATTATCTGAATCTGGGTGTTGGTGCCGTACAGGATAAGGCAGTGGAACTTATTTTAAGTAAGTCCGTAACCAACTATTACATAAGACTTAATAAAGAAGACACAATTGATGATTATAAGGACCTTAAGACATTACAGTCAGAAGTTATGGTCGTTAACCAGACAAACGTATTTATCGGCAACTCCTTTATGTTTGCGGATGTTGGTAAAGCAATTATTACAAAAGGTTCTGCACCAAAAGACCTATATGAAGTTTATGCTGAATCCGATGAGGGTAAAGCTATCCTTGGAAGTAAGAGAACCAATCAGTTTATCGGTAAGCATCTCTTCCTGGATGAGACTCTGGGGCTGGATTCCAACAAATATTCCATGGCGGTAGTCGCAAAAATGCCTTCTGTGGATGGATTTGTAATCCTTGATATCTCAAAGGATGAGGTGGTTAAGACACTTCAGAATGTCAGTGATGTGGATGGCAGCGTTATTGGTTTTATTACAGGGGACGGAAATGAGACCAATACGACAGAAACCGGTGAAGCAGTATTTCTTGACTCCGATTTCTATAAGAAAGAAGTGGAAGCGGGAAGCAAAACCGGTCTGGGCTATACAACCTACAAGGGTGAAGAATACTTATATACCTATAACGATGTGGGTGAAACCGGCGGAACAGTGTGGGCCCTTATTCCCAAAGCGGAAATTGTCAGAAAAGCAGAGTCACTGAAAAATCTTAATATAATATTTATCTTTGTATCCAGTATCGTAGCAATTTTAATTGGTTATTTCATTGCCATGGGTATCGGAAATACCATAAGAAAACTTATGATGAACATTTCCAAAGCTGCCAAAGGTGATCTGACGGTTCAATTCGATACCACGAAGAAGGATGAATTTGGTATACTTTCTAAGAGCCTGGCAGATATGACAGCCAGTATGAAGCAGCTCATAGGGGAAGCTTATCAGGTGGGAGGCAAGGTAACACAATCGGCTGAGGTATTATCCCAGACCTCCGATCAGATTCTTACTGCTACCAAAGGAATCTCACTTACCATTGATGAAATCGAGGGTGGTGTGGTTCAGCAGGCTGATGATACAGAGAAATGCCTTGGACAGATGGCAAAGTTATCCGATCAGATTAGCCAGGTATACAGTAACACTTATGAAATTGAGAAAACTGCAACGGATACCAAAGGAGTTATCGGTGATGGTATCATAATCATTGATGAACTTGGTGAGAAAGCCAAAGCAACGACAGAAGTTACACAGACAGTTATCAAGAGTATTGAGGAACTGGAATATAAGTCCAGAAGTATCAGCAGTTTTGTGGGAATTATCAATGAAATAGCTGCTCAGACCAACCTCCTTTCCTTAAATGCTTCCATTGAAGCAGCCAGAGCCGGAGATGCAGGCAAGGGATTTGCAGTGGTAGCTGATGAAATCAGAAAACTGGCTGACCAGTCCGTAGACGCAGTGAAACAGATACAGGATATCGTAAACGATATCCAGAATAAAACCCAGGGAACCGTATCCTTTGCTAAGAAAGCTGGTGAAATCGTAGGCTCCCAGACAGAAGCTTTAAATAAGACAGTTGCTACTTTTGAGAAGATCAACAATTATGTAGGAAGTCTTGTAAGTAACCTGGATAATATTTCTATTGGTGTTAAGAGCATTGAATCTGCGAAAGAAGATACACTGGATGCAGTAAGAAGCATTTCAGCCGTTTCTCAGGAAACAGCAGCCGCCTCCGAAGAGGTAAGTGCTACTGCCAATGCACAGATTCGCACCGTTGAAAATCTAAGCCAGTCTGCTGCAGAATTAGCGGAAGATGCCAAGAATCTGGAGAGAGCCATTCAGCTGTTTAAAATACAGTAA
- a CDS encoding diacylglycerol/lipid kinase family protein, translating to MKKKLLLIYNPLAGKSKIKNWLSSIVEYFGRGNYEIVIYATKGKKDAKKIVTDCLKRDKYELVVCSGGDGTLNEIISGVMEFDNKPVIGYLPSGTTNDFAYNLKLPKSLPKAAEVVLKGEVFPCDIGIFNGEYFTYTAAFGLFTDASYETPQANKNTLGRMAYILEGIKRLPNWKAYHMEIQCGERIIKDNFIYGMVANSVSVGGFKGLAGKDVQLDDGLFEGIFIKMPQTVLEFQGVINDLLKGNLNSDHIYSFPVKEITLLCEEKVPWSIDGEFGGEHEKVEISNLNRAVSIIRGVD from the coding sequence ATGAAAAAGAAGTTATTATTGATCTATAATCCTCTGGCAGGAAAGAGCAAGATAAAGAACTGGCTTTCAAGTATCGTAGAATACTTTGGAAGAGGTAACTATGAAATTGTTATTTATGCCACCAAGGGGAAGAAGGACGCCAAGAAAATCGTAACAGACTGCCTGAAAAGAGATAAATACGAACTGGTAGTCTGTTCGGGAGGTGACGGCACCCTTAATGAAATAATCAGTGGCGTTATGGAATTTGACAATAAGCCTGTTATTGGTTATCTGCCATCAGGCACTACCAATGATTTTGCTTACAATCTGAAGCTTCCAAAGAGTCTGCCAAAGGCTGCTGAGGTAGTTCTTAAGGGTGAAGTATTTCCTTGTGATATCGGAATCTTTAATGGGGAGTATTTTACATATACGGCTGCTTTTGGCTTATTTACAGATGCATCATATGAGACTCCCCAAGCCAATAAAAACACCCTCGGCAGAATGGCTTATATTCTGGAGGGTATTAAAAGGCTGCCTAACTGGAAAGCATATCATATGGAAATCCAGTGCGGCGAACGTATCATTAAGGATAATTTCATCTACGGTATGGTGGCAAATTCTGTTTCCGTAGGAGGCTTCAAAGGGCTTGCCGGCAAAGATGTACAGTTGGATGATGGACTCTTTGAAGGTATTTTTATTAAGATGCCGCAAACTGTTCTGGAGTTCCAGGGGGTAATCAATGATCTCTTAAAGGGTAATTTAAACAGTGATCATATTTATTCATTCCCGGTTAAAGAAATCACCTTACTATGTGAGGAGAAAGTGCCTTGGTCTATTGATGGTGAATTCGGCGGGGAGCATGAAAAAGTAGAAATAAGCAATCTGAACAGGGCCGTTTCCATTATCCGCGGAGTTGATTAA